One genomic segment of Lysobacter sp. 5GHs7-4 includes these proteins:
- a CDS encoding Trm112 family protein, giving the protein MDRKLLDLLVCPLTRQPLLPLDNRGLQALNAAIAAGGVVRGDGDAQSQALREALITRDRKTVYRIDDGIPVLLTEDAIATAQLDGFPSA; this is encoded by the coding sequence ATGGATCGTAAATTGCTGGACCTGCTGGTCTGCCCCCTCACCCGCCAGCCCCTGCTGCCCCTGGACAACCGCGGCCTGCAGGCGCTCAACGCCGCGATCGCCGCCGGCGGCGTGGTCCGCGGCGACGGCGACGCGCAGAGCCAGGCGCTGCGCGAGGCGCTGATCACCCGCGACCGCAAGACCGTCTACCGCATCGACGACGGCATCCCGGTGCTGCTGACCGAGGATGCCATCGCCACCGCCCAGCTCGACGGCTTCCCGTCGGCATGA
- the purE gene encoding 5-(carboxyamino)imidazole ribonucleotide mutase: MSVTGTPGSAQDSSPASAAPLVGIVMGSRSDWETMQHAAAKLEALGVPHEVRVVSAHRTPDVLFEYADTAAARGLRAIIAGAGGAAHLPGMLAAKTAVPVLGVPVQSKALNGMDSLLSIVQMPAGIPVATFAIGNAGAANAALFAAALLAPQHAAIGQALDAFRAKQTDDVLANDDPRR; the protein is encoded by the coding sequence ATGTCCGTAACCGGTACGCCCGGATCCGCTCAGGATTCCTCGCCCGCCTCCGCCGCGCCGCTGGTCGGCATCGTCATGGGCTCGCGCTCGGACTGGGAGACCATGCAGCACGCCGCGGCCAAGCTGGAGGCCCTGGGCGTGCCGCACGAGGTGCGCGTGGTGTCGGCGCATCGCACGCCGGACGTGCTGTTCGAGTACGCCGACACGGCGGCCGCGCGCGGCCTGCGCGCGATCATCGCCGGCGCCGGCGGCGCCGCGCACCTGCCGGGCATGCTGGCGGCCAAGACCGCGGTGCCGGTGCTGGGCGTGCCGGTGCAGTCCAAGGCGCTCAACGGCATGGATTCGCTGCTGTCGATCGTGCAGATGCCGGCCGGCATCCCGGTGGCGACGTTCGCCATCGGCAACGCCGGCGCCGCCAACGCCGCGCTGTTCGCCGCCGCGTTGCTGGCGCCGCAACACGCCGCGATCGGCCAGGCGTTGGATGCGTTCCGCGCCAAGCAGACCGACGACGTGCTCGCCAACGACGATCCGCGCCGATGA
- a CDS encoding FHA domain-containing protein, with product MKLVFPDGEHPQVLLGHGINRVGSDPESTIVLDRPGVMPQHCQLHVSAQGVMLDVPPGAQVRVNGRQVAAGLIALRPGDDVSFDEVRARLAAIGPSAVRHQGGVAGVLPPSANDDPGVTAVRPVLPRYVLRGVSGDLFGRSFPLLAATVVGRAPDCGLQLDQTGLSRQHARLIPTHDGLQIEDLGSTNGTTVNGRRVLRAIAQPGDEIGFDQLRFRLTGSMQEAPVVEGEAATPPVGPPIRLGRPAWPWLALAGAVLIGLVGFVLLR from the coding sequence ATGAAACTGGTCTTTCCGGATGGCGAGCATCCGCAGGTATTGCTGGGCCACGGCATCAACCGGGTCGGTTCCGATCCCGAATCCACCATCGTGCTCGACCGCCCCGGGGTCATGCCCCAGCACTGCCAGCTGCACGTAAGCGCGCAGGGCGTGATGCTGGACGTGCCGCCCGGCGCGCAGGTGCGCGTCAACGGCCGCCAGGTCGCGGCCGGCCTGATCGCCTTGCGCCCTGGCGACGACGTCAGTTTCGACGAGGTGCGCGCGCGCCTGGCGGCGATCGGGCCGTCGGCGGTGCGCCACCAGGGCGGCGTCGCCGGCGTGCTGCCGCCGTCGGCCAACGACGACCCCGGCGTGACCGCGGTGCGGCCGGTGCTGCCGCGCTACGTGTTGCGCGGGGTGTCTGGCGACCTGTTCGGACGCAGCTTTCCGCTGCTGGCGGCGACCGTGGTGGGGCGCGCGCCCGACTGCGGCCTGCAGCTGGACCAGACCGGCCTGTCGCGCCAGCACGCGCGTTTGATCCCGACCCACGACGGCCTGCAGATCGAGGATCTGGGTTCGACCAACGGCACCACCGTCAACGGCCGCCGCGTGCTGCGCGCGATCGCCCAGCCCGGCGACGAGATCGGTTTCGACCAACTGCGTTTCCGCTTGACCGGGTCGATGCAGGAGGCGCCGGTGGTGGAGGGCGAGGCGGCGACGCCGCCGGTCGGTCCGCCGATCAGGCTCGGCCGGCCGGCCTGGCCTTGGTTGGCGTTGGCGGGCGCGGTGTTGATCGGGTTGGTGGGGTTCGTGTTGCTGCGCTGA
- the nadC gene encoding carboxylating nicotinate-nucleotide diphosphorylase: MSARFAPPPAEQVEADVAQALAEDLGSGDVTAALLPDVADSAYLLCKEPAVVCGRPWFDACHRALDPDVRIDWRVAEGDRVAAGTVLATLQGRARALVSAERASLNFMQTLSATATVTASYVEAVRGTRAQILDTRKTIPGLRLAQKYAVRVGGGVNHRIGLYDTVMLKENHVRAAGSLTAAIGAARAMHPDLPLIVEVESIAQLREALEQGCDRILIDDFDADTRREAVRIASGAPYDGRIPLEVSGGVDLAGLRAIAEDGVDCISIGGLTKHVRAIDLSLKLGPPPG, encoded by the coding sequence ATGAGCGCGCGTTTCGCGCCGCCGCCGGCCGAGCAGGTCGAGGCCGACGTCGCCCAGGCCCTGGCCGAAGACCTCGGCAGCGGCGACGTCACCGCCGCCCTGCTGCCGGACGTGGCCGACAGCGCCTACCTGCTGTGCAAGGAGCCGGCGGTGGTCTGCGGCCGGCCCTGGTTCGACGCCTGCCACCGCGCCCTGGACCCGGACGTGCGCATCGACTGGCGCGTGGCCGAAGGCGACCGCGTCGCCGCCGGCACCGTACTGGCCACGCTGCAGGGCCGCGCGCGCGCGCTGGTCAGCGCCGAGCGCGCCTCGCTGAATTTCATGCAGACGCTGTCGGCCACCGCCACCGTCACTGCCAGCTACGTCGAGGCCGTGCGCGGCACCCGCGCCCAGATCCTCGACACCCGCAAGACCATTCCCGGCCTGCGCCTGGCGCAGAAATACGCGGTGCGCGTGGGCGGTGGCGTGAACCACCGCATCGGCCTGTACGACACGGTGATGCTGAAGGAAAACCACGTGCGCGCCGCCGGCTCGCTGACCGCGGCGATCGGTGCCGCGCGCGCGATGCACCCCGACCTGCCGCTGATCGTCGAGGTCGAATCCATCGCGCAACTGCGCGAGGCGCTGGAACAGGGCTGCGACCGCATCCTGATCGACGATTTCGACGCCGATACTCGCCGCGAAGCGGTGCGCATCGCGTCGGGCGCGCCGTACGACGGCCGCATCCCGCTGGAAGTCTCCGGCGGCGTCGACCTGGCCGGCCTGCGCGCGATCGCCGAAGACGGCGTGGACTGCATTTCCATCGGCGGCCTGACCAAGCACGTGCGCGCGATCGACCTGTCGCTGAAGCTGGGTCCGCCGCCGGGTTGA
- a CDS encoding 5-(carboxyamino)imidazole ribonucleotide synthase, with protein sequence MTTVGILGGGQLARMLALSGAPLGLRFLVMDSASDACASQFAPMVVGDYTDQAALAEFASKIDVATFDFENVPAESGQWLAQRVPVFPSPRALAVAQDRLAEKTLFRELGIPVPEFADVPTRAALDAAIAAIGTPCILKTRRLGYDGKGQFRIKTPADADAAWAALGAQAATVGLILEGFVRFERELSVVAVRGRDGEFRAWPLTENWHVDGVLSASLAPAQVDDALADTAHAYARKLAEALDYVGVFALELFCREGELLANELAPRVHNSGHWTIEGSETSQFQNHLRAVLGLPLGDTRMLGRACMLNWIGEMPAAAPVLNEAGGHWHDYGKSSRAGRKVGHATLRADDARELAAALERVGAALGREDQVAPAIERLRAS encoded by the coding sequence ATGACCACCGTCGGTATCCTGGGAGGCGGGCAGCTGGCCCGCATGCTGGCGCTGTCGGGCGCGCCGCTGGGTCTGCGCTTCCTGGTCATGGACAGCGCCAGCGACGCCTGCGCCAGCCAGTTCGCGCCGATGGTGGTGGGCGATTACACCGATCAGGCCGCGCTGGCCGAATTCGCGTCCAAGATCGACGTGGCCACCTTCGATTTCGAGAATGTGCCGGCCGAGTCCGGCCAATGGCTGGCGCAGCGCGTGCCGGTGTTTCCCAGCCCGCGCGCGCTGGCGGTGGCGCAGGACCGGCTGGCCGAGAAGACCCTGTTCCGCGAACTGGGCATCCCGGTGCCGGAATTCGCCGACGTGCCCACGCGCGCGGCGCTGGACGCGGCGATCGCCGCGATCGGCACGCCCTGCATCCTCAAGACGCGCCGCCTGGGTTACGACGGCAAGGGCCAGTTCCGCATCAAGACGCCGGCCGACGCCGACGCGGCCTGGGCCGCGCTGGGCGCGCAGGCGGCCACGGTGGGGCTGATCCTGGAAGGCTTCGTGCGCTTCGAGCGCGAGCTGTCGGTGGTCGCCGTGCGCGGCCGCGACGGCGAATTCCGCGCCTGGCCGCTTACCGAGAACTGGCATGTCGACGGCGTGCTGTCGGCCAGCCTGGCGCCGGCGCAGGTCGACGACGCGCTCGCCGACACCGCGCATGCGTATGCGCGCAAGCTCGCCGAGGCGCTGGACTACGTCGGCGTGTTCGCGCTGGAGCTGTTCTGCCGCGAAGGCGAACTGCTGGCCAACGAACTCGCGCCGCGCGTGCACAACTCCGGCCACTGGACCATAGAAGGCAGCGAGACCTCGCAGTTCCAGAACCACCTGCGCGCCGTGCTCGGCCTGCCGCTGGGCGACACCCGCATGCTCGGTCGGGCCTGCATGCTCAACTGGATCGGCGAGATGCCGGCCGCCGCGCCGGTATTGAACGAAGCCGGCGGGCATTGGCACGACTACGGCAAGTCTTCGCGCGCGGGGCGTAAGGTCGGGCATGCGACCTTGCGCGCCGACGATGCGCGGGAGCTGGCGGCGGCGTTGGAGCGCGTGGGCGCGGCCTTGGGCCGCGAAGATCAGGTCGCACCGGCGATCGAACGCCTGCGCGCTTCGTAA